The Edaphobacter sp. 12200R-103 genome contains a region encoding:
- a CDS encoding RidA family protein, producing the protein MEKQSRRGLLKNAAKAAVAVTGGAVAVKGASAQGTGKLEKKAYPAPAPSADGKRPLFSGAVSYGNTLYLAGVGAHFPGTIEQHTKHVLDELEKKLISAGSSMQKVLKVNVYLNDLKDYDAMNKVYATANWGSIPPVRTTVSPAAGIPGNSLVEIDLIAYI; encoded by the coding sequence ATGGAAAAACAATCAAGAAGAGGTCTTCTTAAAAATGCTGCCAAAGCCGCAGTTGCTGTCACTGGTGGAGCGGTTGCAGTCAAAGGCGCCTCCGCGCAGGGAACCGGCAAACTCGAGAAGAAGGCGTATCCCGCGCCGGCCCCTTCAGCGGATGGCAAGCGCCCGCTGTTCTCCGGAGCAGTCTCCTATGGAAACACGCTATATCTCGCGGGCGTAGGAGCGCACTTTCCTGGCACAATCGAGCAGCATACCAAGCACGTTCTTGATGAACTGGAGAAGAAGCTCATCAGCGCTGGCTCCTCGATGCAGAAGGTCCTCAAGGTCAACGTCTATCTGAATGATCTGAAGGACTACGATGCCATGAACAAGGTGTACGCTACTGCGAACTGGGGAAGCATCCCTCCGGTCAGGACGACGGTGTCCCCGGCCGCTGGAATTCCAGGCAATTCGCTGGTCGAGATTGACCTGATCGCTTATATCTGA
- a CDS encoding lactonase family protein, with translation MVRISRRRLLQGSAALAVTAHPLASFAQRATSHTLFVGTQTGKGSKGIYAYNFDSATGELIQRGLAAEADNPTFLALSPDKQFLFAANELDEYEGKKSGGVSSFRVDRGTVKLTKINEVSAGGPGTCHVSVDHTGHCAFAANYGGGSAASFTVDKTGRLSDAVSFFQYSGHGPKPQQAGPRGHRVTVSPDNRFLFVNDLGLDEIHVYHLDATTAKLTPQVPPAWKALPGSGPRALVFHPNGRWAYCANEVGSSVNVLDWDAKKGVFATAQLISTVPEGHTGPSAPSEIIIDKAGRFVYLANRLDDFMVSFSVSPADGKLTLMERTSCGGKTPRHIALDPTERWLLVADQVTDNLAVFSRDPKTGKLANGGKSFPLSRPQCIVFL, from the coding sequence ATGGTAAGGATCTCAAGGCGCAGACTCCTGCAGGGATCTGCCGCTCTTGCTGTTACAGCGCATCCGCTGGCTTCGTTTGCGCAACGGGCCACAAGTCATACTCTGTTTGTCGGAACGCAGACCGGCAAGGGCAGCAAGGGGATCTATGCCTACAACTTTGATTCCGCTACAGGAGAGTTGATCCAGCGCGGGCTGGCGGCGGAGGCGGACAATCCTACCTTCCTTGCGCTATCTCCGGATAAGCAGTTTCTGTTTGCAGCGAACGAACTGGACGAGTACGAAGGCAAGAAGAGTGGCGGCGTCTCGAGCTTCAGGGTGGACCGCGGAACCGTGAAGCTGACGAAGATCAATGAGGTTTCGGCAGGCGGACCGGGGACATGTCACGTCAGCGTTGACCACACCGGGCACTGCGCCTTTGCTGCGAACTACGGCGGTGGAAGTGCGGCGTCGTTCACAGTGGATAAGACAGGCCGGTTGAGCGATGCAGTCTCGTTCTTCCAGTACAGCGGACATGGGCCTAAACCCCAACAGGCAGGGCCGAGAGGACACCGCGTTACCGTCTCGCCGGACAACAGGTTTCTCTTCGTCAACGATCTTGGACTGGATGAGATTCACGTGTATCACCTGGATGCGACGACGGCGAAGCTGACCCCACAGGTTCCTCCCGCGTGGAAGGCGCTGCCGGGTTCGGGGCCGCGGGCACTTGTCTTCCATCCAAACGGGCGATGGGCGTATTGCGCCAATGAGGTAGGGTCATCGGTGAACGTGCTGGACTGGGATGCAAAGAAGGGCGTGTTCGCAACAGCGCAATTGATCTCGACCGTGCCGGAGGGCCATACCGGGCCCTCAGCTCCGTCGGAGATCATCATCGATAAGGCCGGGCGGTTTGTTTATCTGGCCAACAGGCTGGACGATTTTATGGTGTCCTTCTCGGTGTCGCCTGCGGATGGCAAACTGACGTTGATGGAGAGGACGTCGTGTGGAGGAAAGACTCCGCGACATATTGCGCTCGATCCTACCGAGCGCTGGCTGCTGGTCGCCGACCAGGTCACGGACAATCTGGCGGTATTTTCCCGTGATCCGAAGACAGGAAAGCTTGCGAACGGCGGCAAGAGCTTTCCATTGTCGCGGCCGCAATGCATCGTGTTTCTGTAG
- a CDS encoding RidA family protein, with protein sequence MENNSRRKFFGKFAALAAVTAGSARIFGQQPSAAPAPAPAGPRPHGNHVHNGIYYFSGTGSNDGYSKEDHVTVTDPFEKHVSRSMDALKKSLERNGSSMDNILNMQVFICLPSAEGVPVLTGKARFDAYLEHYKALNKIYGTYFSPGKAPSRAFMAVDWIPGDSLVEFVGSALVVNPPSTSSN encoded by the coding sequence ATGGAGAACAACTCGCGACGTAAGTTCTTTGGAAAGTTCGCGGCCCTCGCGGCAGTGACCGCCGGTAGCGCCCGCATCTTCGGCCAGCAGCCTTCGGCGGCACCCGCTCCTGCTCCTGCAGGCCCCCGTCCGCATGGAAATCACGTCCACAACGGCATCTATTACTTCTCCGGAACAGGCTCGAACGATGGTTACTCCAAGGAAGACCATGTGACCGTAACCGATCCGTTCGAAAAACACGTCAGCCGTTCTATGGACGCCCTGAAGAAGTCATTGGAGCGGAATGGCTCTTCCATGGATAACATCCTGAATATGCAAGTGTTTATCTGCCTGCCTTCCGCTGAAGGTGTACCTGTGCTTACGGGGAAAGCGCGCTTTGACGCCTACCTGGAGCACTACAAAGCGCTGAACAAGATCTACGGCACGTACTTTAGCCCAGGCAAGGCTCCTTCGCGTGCTTTCATGGCAGTGGACTGGATTCCCGGCGACTCCCTGGTCGAGTTCGTTGGCAGCGCTCTGGTTGTCAATCCACCTTCCACTTCGTCGAACTAG
- a CDS encoding PLP-dependent transferase: MSSLTNGKWSRREILKQSGILSALGATSAVSPIVGCARPAGDQAAAANTLVHHHDMGDNLFTRIGVRPMVNGRGTYTIISGSCSLPEVKQAMYDASFYFVHLDEMMNGIGAQLAELTGAEWGITTTGCAAAICLATIACIAGTDIEQCQALPYTKKKDQVIIPKHSRNPYDIGVRMCGVEIVEVDSPEEFRAKLSDRTAMVYILSGPQSTSGPMSISALCKIANEKNVPVFVDAAAEEPVKPNIHIAAGASLVGYSGGKCMRGPQSSGMMLGKKDLCQAAFYQASPHHCYGRALKCSKEEAMGLLAAVRQWYKRDHAAEQAQWLGWMQHIADKVKGIPNVTAQVIPAQEDLSNRCATLKITWDASKVGITGTEVNARLDEGNPRIALIGAQGRRPDMMQSSIGVTSYMMQAGDEKTIADALYEILTHPGSHPNPPVPTGTPASVKGTWAVTIHYLRGTGEQKFVLKQNGNEVTGEHHGEIYNATFKGAVHGDQIELHSVMPVGGNPLHCNFKGTVTGGNISGTVNMGEYGDAQWSAVRA; the protein is encoded by the coding sequence ATGTCATCGCTCACCAATGGAAAATGGTCTCGTCGAGAGATTCTCAAGCAGTCCGGCATTCTTTCGGCTCTTGGAGCCACTTCTGCGGTCTCTCCGATTGTGGGCTGCGCCCGTCCAGCGGGGGATCAGGCTGCTGCCGCAAATACCCTCGTTCACCACCACGACATGGGGGACAATCTGTTTACGCGCATCGGTGTTCGCCCTATGGTCAATGGCCGTGGAACCTACACCATCATCAGCGGTTCCTGCTCTCTGCCCGAGGTCAAGCAGGCGATGTACGATGCCTCGTTTTACTTCGTGCATCTGGACGAGATGATGAATGGCATTGGCGCGCAGCTGGCAGAATTGACCGGAGCGGAGTGGGGGATCACCACCACGGGTTGCGCCGCCGCCATCTGTCTTGCGACCATCGCATGTATCGCTGGCACCGACATTGAACAGTGCCAGGCGCTCCCCTACACCAAGAAAAAAGATCAGGTCATCATCCCCAAGCACTCCCGCAACCCCTATGACATTGGCGTACGCATGTGTGGCGTCGAAATCGTTGAGGTGGACTCGCCGGAGGAGTTCCGCGCCAAGCTCTCTGATCGTACTGCAATGGTCTACATTCTCTCCGGGCCGCAATCGACCTCCGGGCCTATGAGCATCAGTGCCCTCTGCAAGATCGCGAACGAAAAGAATGTTCCCGTTTTTGTCGATGCTGCCGCAGAAGAGCCGGTCAAGCCCAATATTCATATTGCAGCAGGAGCTTCGCTCGTCGGCTACTCAGGTGGAAAGTGCATGCGTGGTCCCCAGTCCTCCGGCATGATGCTCGGAAAGAAGGATCTATGCCAGGCGGCCTTCTATCAGGCGTCCCCGCACCACTGCTACGGCCGTGCGCTGAAGTGCAGCAAGGAAGAGGCGATGGGTCTGCTAGCCGCCGTGCGCCAGTGGTACAAGCGGGATCATGCAGCCGAACAGGCGCAGTGGCTCGGCTGGATGCAGCACATCGCTGACAAAGTGAAGGGAATCCCGAACGTGACTGCGCAGGTCATTCCTGCACAGGAGGACCTCTCCAATCGCTGCGCGACTCTCAAGATCACGTGGGATGCCAGTAAGGTTGGCATCACGGGAACGGAAGTGAATGCTCGCCTGGATGAAGGTAATCCGCGCATTGCTCTGATCGGTGCCCAGGGACGTCGGCCTGACATGATGCAAAGCTCCATCGGCGTTACGTCTTACATGATGCAGGCAGGAGACGAAAAGACCATCGCGGATGCTCTCTATGAGATTCTCACTCATCCCGGTTCGCATCCGAATCCCCCTGTGCCAACAGGTACGCCGGCGTCAGTGAAGGGAACCTGGGCGGTCACCATCCACTATCTGCGTGGAACGGGAGAGCAGAAGTTTGTGCTGAAACAGAACGGAAACGAGGTCACCGGAGAACATCACGGTGAGATCTACAACGCGACCTTCAAGGGCGCTGTCCACGGCGACCAGATCGAGCTCCACAGCGTGATGCCGGTTGGCGGAAATCCTCTGCACTGCAACTTCAAGGGGACTGTCACCGGCGGGAATATATCCGGTACCGTCAACATGGGCGAGTATGGTGACGCCCAGTGGAGTGCGGTTCGAGCCTGA
- a CDS encoding selenocysteine synthase: MASEPTPGSLTRRSFLQWSQSALAMLGVAPLVSSAEALAAPAASGGSVAVDYYAKLGVKKMINAAGTYTMYTAAVMPPEVMRAVDESAKHPVHLHDLQIRSGGYLAQKLRCEGALVSCGASSALTLATAACITSANNCKPEDIPQNVGPMKNEVIVQKAHRYGYDHAIFLCGAKIVEVETLDDYKRAFNEKTVMTNFFNAAEKGEIGHEQWLEVAHQHNVPCHIDAAADMPPISNLWKYTGMGFDLVCFSGGKGIRGPQNAGLLLGKKHLIDLAHLNNNPYEGVGRGMKVAKEQIVGMVAAVDWLLGQSDESMEKEFTRRADVIRDIVKGVPTVKATIFTPEVANHVPHLIISYDPAVTGITPKEVQAKLRALDPSIELNPATGSEHGGNGMPPCPNALVVGTWMLQPGEAEIVGRQIRAALKKA, encoded by the coding sequence ATGGCTAGTGAACCGACTCCCGGCTCTCTTACGCGTCGCAGTTTTCTGCAGTGGTCCCAGTCCGCGCTGGCAATGCTTGGCGTAGCGCCCCTTGTGTCTTCTGCGGAGGCGCTTGCGGCGCCAGCAGCGTCCGGTGGTTCCGTGGCCGTCGACTACTACGCCAAACTCGGCGTCAAGAAGATGATCAATGCTGCGGGCACATATACGATGTATACCGCCGCCGTGATGCCGCCGGAGGTGATGCGCGCTGTCGATGAGTCCGCCAAACATCCGGTTCATCTGCATGACCTGCAGATTCGCTCCGGGGGGTATCTCGCACAGAAGCTGCGCTGCGAAGGCGCTCTGGTCTCGTGTGGAGCATCATCGGCTCTTACGCTGGCAACTGCTGCCTGTATCACTTCGGCAAATAACTGCAAGCCCGAGGACATCCCGCAGAACGTCGGTCCCATGAAGAACGAGGTCATCGTTCAGAAGGCGCATCGCTATGGTTATGACCATGCCATCTTTCTCTGTGGAGCCAAGATCGTCGAAGTCGAAACACTCGACGACTACAAGCGAGCGTTCAACGAAAAGACCGTGATGACAAATTTCTTCAACGCTGCGGAGAAGGGTGAGATTGGCCATGAGCAGTGGCTTGAGGTCGCCCATCAGCACAACGTTCCCTGTCATATCGACGCGGCCGCCGATATGCCTCCTATTTCGAATCTCTGGAAGTACACCGGAATGGGTTTCGACCTCGTCTGCTTCTCCGGCGGGAAGGGGATTCGGGGACCTCAGAATGCAGGACTCCTCCTCGGCAAGAAGCACCTCATCGATCTGGCTCATCTGAACAACAATCCCTATGAGGGCGTTGGCCGCGGCATGAAGGTCGCCAAGGAGCAGATTGTCGGCATGGTCGCTGCCGTTGACTGGCTGCTCGGACAGTCGGACGAATCCATGGAGAAGGAGTTCACCCGCCGCGCCGACGTTATCAGGGACATTGTGAAAGGCGTTCCCACGGTGAAGGCAACCATCTTTACGCCAGAGGTCGCAAACCACGTGCCTCACCTCATCATCAGCTACGACCCCGCTGTCACAGGAATAACTCCGAAGGAAGTCCAGGCGAAGCTTCGCGCGCTCGATCCCTCCATTGAGCTGAATCCTGCGACTGGTAGCGAACACGGGGGGAACGGCATGCCTCCATGTCCTAACGCTCTCGTCGTCGGTACCTGGATGCTTCAGCCCGGTGAGGCTGAGATCGTAGGACGACAGATCCGTGCCGCCCTCAAGAAAGCATAA
- a CDS encoding aminotransferase class V-fold PLP-dependent enzyme, giving the protein MAPRAAVAEKKDEKHGVDGHAIVPIKSGLGSTGDVYKELGVTPLVNIVGTVTVIGGTVMKPEVMELMRQGNQHFVMINELEVAAGRYIEKLCKLPSGYTALVTGGVAAGTVCAYAGMLTEDLEPRMKACPDLTGFPKTEVLIQKAHRNNFDHQVRQTGVKLIEVETKDQMINAINDKTLAMHYINIQSDRGQVSGPEMIEIARKANIYTFNDASADVPPKERLWEYPAQGWDFVAFSGGKDICGPQSTGFLIGKEKLVRWAQMNMSPQEDRIGRACKVGKEQIFAALKALEMFVNQDYDAVVKSYDDRAAVISKAVAKFGVTPLPRQFNPNALGNVTPHYSWKIDQTKLNITSQEVLHQLAETKPVGIGSLNADAAGMRGRNPDAPAHPQERHRRQQDPAVFGFAMWQLKDGEDKYIADRLVEIFSGAKKA; this is encoded by the coding sequence ATGGCACCACGTGCGGCCGTTGCCGAAAAGAAAGACGAGAAGCACGGCGTCGACGGTCATGCGATCGTTCCCATCAAGAGCGGTCTGGGCTCGACGGGTGATGTCTATAAGGAACTGGGCGTAACTCCGCTGGTCAATATCGTTGGCACCGTCACCGTCATCGGCGGAACCGTGATGAAGCCCGAAGTGATGGAGTTGATGCGCCAGGGCAATCAGCACTTCGTGATGATCAATGAGCTCGAGGTCGCCGCCGGCCGTTATATCGAGAAGCTCTGCAAGCTGCCCTCCGGCTACACCGCCCTGGTTACCGGTGGCGTTGCTGCCGGCACCGTCTGTGCCTATGCAGGCATGTTGACCGAAGATCTGGAACCGCGCATGAAGGCCTGCCCCGACCTCACAGGCTTTCCCAAGACCGAGGTCCTTATCCAAAAGGCTCACCGCAACAACTTCGATCATCAGGTGCGCCAGACAGGCGTCAAGCTCATCGAAGTCGAGACCAAGGATCAGATGATCAACGCCATCAACGACAAGACGCTGGCGATGCACTACATCAACATCCAGTCCGATCGCGGCCAGGTCAGCGGCCCCGAGATGATCGAGATCGCCCGCAAGGCGAACATCTACACCTTCAACGATGCCTCTGCCGATGTTCCTCCTAAGGAGCGTCTGTGGGAGTATCCGGCGCAGGGTTGGGATTTCGTCGCCTTTTCTGGCGGCAAGGACATCTGCGGACCGCAGTCGACCGGCTTCCTCATCGGCAAGGAGAAGCTCGTCCGGTGGGCGCAGATGAATATGAGCCCGCAGGAAGATCGCATCGGCCGCGCCTGCAAGGTTGGCAAGGAACAGATCTTTGCCGCGCTCAAGGCGCTCGAGATGTTCGTCAACCAAGACTATGATGCCGTCGTAAAGAGCTATGATGATCGCGCCGCAGTCATCTCCAAGGCGGTCGCAAAGTTTGGCGTTACTCCTCTTCCGCGGCAGTTCAACCCCAACGCTCTTGGCAATGTCACCCCGCACTACAGCTGGAAGATCGATCAGACGAAGCTGAACATCACCTCCCAGGAGGTTTTACATCAGCTCGCTGAAACGAAGCCCGTTGGCATCGGCAGCTTGAACGCCGATGCTGCTGGCATGCGCGGTCGCAATCCTGATGCACCCGCTCATCCGCAGGAGCGCCATCGTCGTCAGCAGGATCCGGCAGTCTTTGGTTTTGCGATGTGGCAGCTCAAGGACGGTGAAGACAAGTACATCGCTGATCGGCTGGTTGAAATCTTCAGCGGAGCTAAAAAGGCCTGA
- a CDS encoding MFS transporter, which translates to MLERWMRVRYLLAFWLFVLSGVAFLDRTNISIAGLQISTEYGLGNQRLGWIFSAFLIGYAGFQIPAGWLSAKFGPRRVLTLGVMSWGVATVLTALLPSRLPYAVVLLIGIRFILGAGESVIYPAANQFVARWVPVQERGFINGLIFAGVGAGSGLTPPMLTWLITHHGWRAAFWFSAIVGFIVGAVWWQFSRDTPEEHPSMSARELVEIRDGLAYNDSTNTSATDSKHSGTQISWRAIFHRRDLPALMVGYFAFGYVAWIFFSWFFLYMAQVRGFDLKSSARYAMLPFLSMTLFCLVGGMLSDRLTGKYGLRVGRCGLAAVALILTAVFLVLGSQVHSPQLAGFILAGGAGALYLSQSSFWSVSVDIAGKSSGVFSSLVNTGGQIGGAVTASLTPWVAQRYGWTTSFAIASILAVIGAICWLTVHPERPLITEPSIEETTLAG; encoded by the coding sequence ATGTTAGAACGTTGGATGAGAGTACGGTATCTCTTAGCATTTTGGTTGTTCGTATTGAGCGGCGTCGCCTTTCTCGATCGAACGAACATTTCAATCGCTGGCCTGCAGATCAGCACAGAGTATGGACTTGGCAATCAGCGTCTCGGCTGGATCTTCAGCGCCTTTCTGATCGGTTACGCCGGCTTCCAGATTCCTGCGGGGTGGCTCTCCGCGAAGTTTGGGCCTCGCCGGGTGCTCACCCTGGGCGTCATGTCTTGGGGAGTAGCAACGGTTCTGACCGCATTGCTTCCGTCCCGGCTTCCGTATGCGGTAGTGCTGCTGATCGGCATCCGCTTCATTCTCGGGGCAGGCGAATCGGTCATCTATCCCGCAGCCAACCAGTTTGTCGCCCGATGGGTTCCTGTCCAGGAGCGGGGCTTCATCAACGGCCTCATCTTCGCCGGCGTAGGAGCGGGCAGTGGTCTTACACCCCCCATGCTCACCTGGCTGATTACACATCATGGATGGCGTGCTGCCTTCTGGTTTAGCGCTATCGTGGGATTCATCGTGGGTGCCGTATGGTGGCAGTTCTCACGCGACACCCCTGAAGAACATCCTTCCATGTCTGCTCGCGAGCTTGTGGAAATTCGAGACGGCCTTGCCTATAACGATTCGACAAATACTTCAGCGACCGACTCCAAGCACTCCGGCACGCAAATCTCCTGGCGTGCGATCTTCCATCGCCGGGATCTTCCCGCGCTGATGGTAGGCTACTTCGCGTTCGGTTATGTGGCCTGGATCTTCTTCAGCTGGTTCTTTCTCTATATGGCCCAGGTACGCGGTTTCGATCTCAAATCCAGCGCGCGCTATGCCATGCTTCCGTTCCTTTCCATGACGCTCTTCTGCCTTGTAGGCGGAATGCTGAGTGACCGCCTGACAGGGAAATATGGTCTACGCGTCGGACGCTGCGGCCTGGCTGCCGTCGCCCTTATCCTCACCGCTGTCTTTCTCGTGCTTGGATCGCAGGTTCATAGCCCGCAGCTTGCGGGATTCATCCTGGCTGGAGGCGCCGGCGCCCTCTACCTCTCCCAAAGCTCCTTCTGGTCAGTCTCGGTTGATATCGCCGGTAAGAGCTCAGGCGTCTTCTCCAGCCTGGTGAATACCGGCGGACAGATCGGCGGCGCCGTCACCGCATCGCTCACTCCCTGGGTTGCGCAGCGCTATGGCTGGACGACATCCTTTGCCATTGCCTCCATTCTGGCCGTCATCGGGGCAATCTGCTGGCTTACGGTGCACCCGGAGCGGCCGCTGATTACCGAGCCTTCCATCGAAGAAACGACTCTGGCCGGGTAG
- a CDS encoding amidohydrolase/deacetylase family metallohydrolase: protein MNRPFYRVARTIASCCAVLSLAAASVHAFAQAPNLAYDLVLQNGHVIDDKNHVDSVMDVAIKDGKIAKVAQHIAATDALKAIDVKGLYVTPGLIDIHFHGFLVPGERGSYAGDNSIRPDGFTFRTGVTTVVDAGCAGWRNFEEYKDRIIDRQKTRILVMLNIVGAGMRGAKYENNKADMDGAATAAMALKYPKIVVGIKTAHYAGPDWTPVEQAVIAGTKANIPVMVDFGENFPKTRPLYDLLTKKLRPGDIYTHMYSGLRNEQDPVTMGPSKAFIEGRKRGIIFDTGTGGGSFRFSLAVPMVKDGFIPDSLSTDLHIGSMNSATKDELNVASKMMAIGQSLQQVIAEMTSHPAREIKHEELGNLSVGSVADIAVLRLENGHFGFTDMDNVRVDGTKKLTAEITLKDGKIVYDLNGMEADKYGAPPSPHADQAYRWTSFAHGPRPTVPSDNNRH from the coding sequence ATGAATCGTCCGTTTTACCGAGTAGCCCGAACTATTGCCTCCTGTTGCGCAGTGCTCTCGCTCGCTGCTGCCTCCGTCCATGCTTTTGCCCAGGCGCCTAACCTGGCCTATGACCTGGTCCTGCAGAACGGCCACGTCATCGACGACAAGAACCATGTCGACTCGGTCATGGACGTCGCTATCAAGGACGGCAAGATTGCCAAGGTCGCGCAGCATATCGCAGCGACGGATGCTCTGAAGGCCATCGACGTGAAGGGCCTCTATGTGACCCCTGGCCTCATTGATATCCACTTCCACGGATTTCTGGTCCCTGGAGAGCGCGGGTCCTACGCCGGCGACAACAGCATCCGTCCTGATGGCTTTACCTTCCGTACTGGCGTTACGACAGTGGTCGATGCCGGTTGCGCGGGCTGGCGCAACTTTGAGGAATACAAGGATCGCATCATTGACCGGCAGAAGACCCGCATCCTTGTCATGCTGAACATCGTGGGCGCCGGTATGCGTGGCGCCAAGTATGAGAATAATAAGGCGGATATGGACGGTGCGGCCACTGCAGCGATGGCCCTCAAGTATCCGAAGATCGTCGTCGGCATCAAGACGGCGCATTATGCCGGTCCTGACTGGACCCCGGTTGAACAAGCTGTCATTGCCGGAACCAAGGCCAACATTCCCGTAATGGTCGACTTCGGCGAGAACTTCCCCAAGACCCGTCCGCTCTATGATCTGCTCACCAAGAAGCTGCGTCCCGGCGACATCTACACCCACATGTACTCCGGCCTGCGCAACGAGCAAGATCCTGTCACCATGGGCCCCAGCAAGGCATTCATTGAGGGCCGCAAGCGCGGCATCATCTTCGACACCGGTACCGGCGGCGGCAGCTTCCGCTTCTCGCTCGCCGTTCCCATGGTCAAGGATGGATTCATCCCTGACTCCCTCTCGACGGACCTTCACATCGGCAGCATGAACAGCGCTACCAAGGACGAGCTGAATGTCGCCAGCAAGATGATGGCGATCGGTCAATCGCTGCAGCAGGTTATCGCTGAGATGACCTCGCATCCGGCGCGCGAGATCAAGCATGAGGAGCTGGGTAACCTCTCCGTCGGCTCGGTCGCCGATATCGCCGTTCTCCGTCTTGAAAACGGCCACTTTGGCTTCACGGATATGGACAATGTCCGTGTCGATGGAACGAAGAAGCTGACTGCTGAGATCACCTTGAAGGACGGTAAGATCGTCTATGATCTCAACGGCATGGAAGCTGACAAGTACGGTGCTCCCCCGAGCCCGCACGCCGACCAGGCCTATCGCTGGACGAGCTTCGCGCATGGGCCGCGTCCGACGGTGCCCTCCGACAACAACCGCCACTAA
- a CDS encoding beta-propeller fold lactonase family protein, with protein MSTRWSRREFVQWMGFSSIASTGMGTSLLAETSAGSQAKFAYVAAKDSADEGIHAYAAGARGWRRLQTVESARPVSLTLSADRKILYAVNEIDSHKGLPVGTAESYAIEADGRLRLLNRRELALSAIRPRHAAVTPDGRQLVVAVRGGGAYNVLPLEEDGSLGRVSAILKEVGSDRAAQGRRAEPRMVAFDKAGRIVTVDGGTDRLSVLSLDQGGLAAQERVELEAGCGPTQVAMHPAGKASYVMHNEAIVCHSYDSSTGRFSGEAQRLASAGVAGPAALALHPSGRFLYACERGGGIRTWNLGESGNVRRSLGVQVEEMGELSALHVAPDGRSIVAMNRKNGTVQQVQIDAGTGTMSAGRVLTRVNSPASLVVLYS; from the coding sequence ATGAGCACGCGCTGGAGCCGGAGAGAGTTCGTACAGTGGATGGGTTTCTCGTCGATCGCTTCAACAGGCATGGGCACTTCCCTGCTGGCAGAGACGAGCGCTGGGAGCCAAGCAAAGTTCGCCTATGTTGCAGCGAAAGATAGCGCTGATGAAGGTATTCATGCCTATGCTGCAGGAGCGCGAGGGTGGCGCAGGCTGCAGACGGTTGAGAGCGCGCGCCCTGTGTCCCTGACGTTGTCCGCCGACCGAAAGATTTTATATGCGGTCAACGAGATTGACTCGCACAAAGGGCTTCCGGTGGGGACCGCTGAGTCCTATGCGATCGAGGCCGATGGCAGGCTGCGGCTCCTGAATCGCAGGGAGCTGGCGCTTTCGGCGATTCGCCCCCGGCATGCCGCAGTTACTCCCGATGGCCGCCAACTGGTGGTCGCAGTGCGTGGAGGCGGAGCGTACAACGTACTTCCCCTTGAAGAAGACGGAAGTCTAGGACGGGTGAGCGCGATTCTGAAAGAGGTGGGATCGGACCGTGCCGCCCAGGGCCGAAGGGCTGAACCCCGGATGGTTGCCTTTGACAAGGCAGGACGGATCGTCACGGTGGACGGAGGAACCGACCGGCTGAGCGTGCTTTCGTTGGACCAGGGCGGCCTGGCAGCGCAGGAGCGCGTAGAACTGGAAGCAGGCTGTGGTCCCACCCAGGTTGCGATGCATCCGGCAGGCAAAGCATCCTATGTCATGCACAACGAGGCGATCGTCTGCCACAGCTACGATTCTTCGACGGGAAGGTTTTCCGGGGAGGCGCAGCGCCTTGCCTCCGCGGGAGTCGCCGGTCCGGCCGCATTGGCGCTTCATCCTTCAGGACGTTTTCTATATGCCTGCGAGCGCGGCGGTGGTATACGAACCTGGAATCTGGGCGAGAGCGGCAACGTTCGTCGTTCACTGGGAGTACAGGTCGAAGAGATGGGCGAGCTGAGCGCTCTTCACGTCGCTCCCGATGGCCGGAGCATCGTAGCGATGAATCGCAAGAACGGCACGGTGCAGCAGGTGCAGATTGATGCTGGCACCGGAACGATGAGCGCCGGCAGAGTGCTGACACGCGTGAATTCGCCAGCCAGCCTGGTCGTGCTCTACAGTTAG